A genomic stretch from Gardnerella leopoldii includes:
- the metK gene encoding methionine adenosyltransferase — protein MEERKLISAESVTEGHPDKLCDQIADAILDDMLRQDSHAHVAVEVCASVGQFVVFGEVRGEVYSDIPGIVRQVVRNVGYTSSTIGLDADSCGVMVSLTEQSAEINQGVARLDASCESASSREERYAAQGAGDQGVMFGYASDETDTLMPLPIYLAHRLAQKLAKVRKDGTVAHLRPDGKTQVTIEYDSKGTPKRLDTVLISTQHDPEVSRDWLQDQLVEHVVKPVLDEVLAQKVAHDSYRMLVNPTGSFVLGGPAADSGLTGRKIIVDTYGGAAHHGGGAFSGKDPSKVDRSAAYAARWVAKNIVAAGLAHKAEVQVAYAIGIADPVSVNVETFGTEADGITRADIARAVREVFDLRPAAIIDELNLLQPIYAPTAAYGHFGRMDVKFPWEETNRIEQLKDALKK, from the coding sequence GTGGAAGAACGTAAATTAATTTCTGCAGAATCTGTAACTGAAGGTCATCCTGACAAGTTATGCGATCAAATTGCTGACGCTATATTGGACGATATGCTTCGTCAGGATTCTCATGCGCATGTTGCTGTAGAGGTTTGTGCTTCCGTTGGTCAGTTCGTGGTTTTTGGTGAAGTGCGTGGTGAAGTTTATAGCGATATTCCGGGAATTGTACGTCAAGTTGTTCGTAATGTTGGCTACACGAGCTCCACAATTGGTCTTGATGCTGATTCTTGTGGTGTTATGGTTTCTTTAACTGAGCAAAGTGCGGAAATCAATCAAGGTGTTGCTAGGTTGGATGCTTCTTGTGAGAGTGCATCTTCTCGTGAGGAGCGCTACGCTGCTCAAGGTGCAGGCGATCAAGGTGTTATGTTTGGTTACGCTAGCGACGAAACAGATACTTTAATGCCTTTGCCGATTTATCTTGCTCATCGTTTAGCTCAAAAGCTTGCTAAAGTTCGTAAAGATGGCACTGTTGCGCATTTGCGTCCGGATGGGAAAACTCAAGTAACGATTGAGTACGATTCCAAAGGCACGCCTAAACGTTTGGATACTGTGCTTATTTCTACTCAGCATGATCCAGAAGTTTCTAGAGACTGGTTACAAGATCAGCTTGTTGAGCATGTTGTTAAGCCTGTGTTGGACGAAGTTCTTGCTCAAAAAGTTGCGCACGATTCGTACCGTATGCTTGTAAACCCTACTGGTTCTTTTGTTTTGGGAGGCCCTGCTGCTGATTCGGGCTTAACTGGTCGAAAAATTATTGTTGACACTTATGGTGGTGCTGCTCATCATGGTGGTGGAGCTTTTTCCGGTAAGGATCCTAGTAAAGTTGACCGTTCTGCAGCTTATGCAGCTCGCTGGGTTGCAAAAAATATTGTGGCAGCTGGTTTAGCTCATAAGGCAGAAGTTCAAGTTGCTTATGCTATTGGTATTGCTGATCCTGTAAGCGTAAACGTAGAAACTTTCGGAACTGAAGCTGACGGTATTACGCGCGCAGATATTGCGCGTGCTGTGCGCGAAGTATTTGATTTGCGTCCGGCTGCGATTATTGACGAGCTTAACTTGCTTCAGCCAATTTATGCTCCAACTGCAGCTTATGGTCATTTTGGTCGTATGGATGTCAAATTCCCTTGGGAAGAAACGAATCGTATTGAGCAATTGAAAGATGCGCTAAAAAAGTAG
- the rpoZ gene encoding DNA-directed RNA polymerase subunit omega yields the protein MALGTQPTPTGLANPPIDDLMQHADSQYALALFAAKRARQINAYFTQLNEGLLQNVGPLVEYQNQEKPLAIAFREINAGLLEETLGEDDLSEGN from the coding sequence ATGGCATTAGGCACTCAGCCAACACCTACTGGTCTTGCGAATCCACCGATTGATGATTTAATGCAACATGCGGATTCCCAGTATGCGCTTGCCTTATTTGCTGCAAAACGAGCACGTCAAATTAATGCTTATTTTACTCAGCTTAATGAAGGTTTGCTTCAAAATGTTGGCCCACTAGTTGAGTATCAAAATCAAGAAAAGCCTTTAGCTATTGCTTTCCGCGAAATTAATGCTGGATTGCTTGAAGAGACTCTTGGTGAGGACGACTTAAGCGAAGGTAATTAA
- the gmk gene encoding guanylate kinase gives MGATDEAAVSQSRRRLIVLTGPTAAGKGTVEGILREKHPHIWLSVSATTRAPRPGEFNGIHYWFLDEEEFERRKRNGEFLETALVHGMAHYGTLLQPVLDHLTQDIPTLLEIDLQGARRVKQEAARLGLEVVYVFIAPPSFEELKRRLIGRGTETPEQQAKRLETAKVEIAAAKEFDVVIVNDNAERAADELWNVIASEYDL, from the coding sequence ATGGGTGCCACGGATGAGGCTGCAGTTTCGCAGTCTAGACGTCGATTAATCGTATTAACGGGTCCTACTGCGGCTGGTAAAGGCACAGTAGAAGGCATACTTCGTGAGAAGCATCCTCATATTTGGCTATCTGTTTCTGCTACCACTCGTGCGCCTAGACCTGGTGAATTTAATGGTATTCACTATTGGTTCTTAGATGAAGAAGAATTTGAGCGTCGTAAGCGTAATGGCGAATTCTTGGAAACCGCGCTAGTTCATGGCATGGCTCATTATGGTACCCTTCTTCAGCCTGTTTTGGATCATCTTACGCAAGATATTCCTACTTTGCTGGAAATAGATTTGCAAGGAGCTAGGCGCGTAAAACAAGAGGCTGCTCGTCTTGGATTAGAAGTTGTGTACGTGTTCATTGCGCCTCCGAGCTTTGAAGAGCTTAAGCGTCGTCTTATTGGTCGTGGTACTGAAACTCCTGAGCAGCAAGCAAAACGTTTGGAAACTGCTAAAGTTGAGATTGCTGCAGCTAAAGAGTTCGATGTTGTTATTGTGAATGATAATGCTGAGCGTGCTGCAGATGAACTGTGGAATGTTATTGCAAGCGAATACGACTTATAG
- a CDS encoding shikimate dehydrogenase family protein, producing MVKIYHCAVLGDPILHSLSPVLHNTAYKALGLTNWQYSKEKVSETDLHDFITHLDDSWKGLSLTMPLKKTVMKLGTPCDYWSRTLNVANTAVFTSNPAVASQSQIKLYNTDVSGILITFMQALHERICEVKKAVIIGSGNTASSALAALIEIAQVAKLEQVQVVARTEDDGSVKGVERFNNLIQKYCADFPNKISIGQNNKSEENDAMYEPVQGIEFPTISEEVFSKFADYSAEKLSAEKLSECDKSLILRSLNSLEAVRAIAEADIVVSTVPAHVADPIALALKAYCQDSAHNQTKLGTLLDVVYDPRPSMLLSVWQQYGCAIGGEEMLLQQALAQVSLMTIDYRQSKENFEDCAETGAEDCAETGAEDCAETGSELGYKPSADKARYYDDLSSLMRKALQEAL from the coding sequence ATGGTAAAAATATATCATTGCGCAGTTTTGGGAGATCCTATTTTGCATTCGCTGTCGCCTGTGCTTCACAACACGGCTTATAAGGCTTTGGGGCTTACGAATTGGCAATATAGTAAGGAAAAAGTAAGCGAAACGGATCTTCACGATTTTATTACGCATCTTGATGATTCTTGGAAAGGCTTAAGCCTTACTATGCCGCTTAAAAAAACCGTAATGAAACTCGGTACACCTTGCGACTACTGGTCGCGCACACTTAACGTGGCAAATACTGCAGTTTTTACTAGCAACCCAGCAGTCGCTTCGCAATCGCAAATAAAGCTATACAACACTGACGTAAGTGGCATATTAATAACATTTATGCAAGCATTACATGAGCGCATATGCGAAGTAAAAAAGGCTGTTATTATTGGCAGTGGCAACACTGCATCCTCTGCACTGGCAGCTTTAATTGAAATTGCGCAAGTGGCAAAGCTTGAGCAAGTGCAAGTTGTTGCTAGAACTGAAGATGACGGTAGTGTAAAAGGCGTTGAACGTTTTAATAATCTTATACAAAAGTATTGCGCTGATTTTCCAAATAAAATAAGCATAGGTCAAAATAATAAAAGCGAAGAAAATGACGCTATGTATGAGCCTGTGCAAGGTATTGAGTTCCCAACAATAAGCGAAGAAGTATTTTCAAAATTTGCAGACTATAGCGCAGAAAAATTGAGCGCAGAAAAATTGTCAGAATGTGATAAATCTCTCATTTTGAGATCTTTAAATTCACTAGAAGCTGTTCGTGCAATCGCAGAAGCAGACATAGTAGTAAGCACAGTTCCAGCGCATGTAGCAGATCCAATTGCGCTTGCGTTGAAAGCATACTGTCAAGATAGTGCGCATAATCAAACGAAATTAGGAACATTGCTTGACGTAGTTTACGATCCTCGCCCAAGCATGCTACTTAGTGTATGGCAACAATATGGTTGCGCTATTGGCGGAGAAGAAATGCTTTTGCAACAAGCTTTAGCACAAGTAAGTCTTATGACGATTGACTACAGGCAATCTAAAGAAAATTTTGAGGATTGTGCTGAGACTGGCGCTGAGGATTGTGCTGAGACTGGCGCTGAGGATTGTGCTGAGACTGGTTCTGAGCTTGGTTATAAACCTAGTGCTGACAAGGCTAGATATTACGATGACTTAAGTAGTCTCATGCGAAAAGCCTTACAGGAGGCATTATGA
- the pyrF gene encoding orotidine-5'-phosphate decarboxylase — translation MTESIRDQEVQAQRSDFGLRLKNAMAKYGPLCVGIDPHRKMLLNWGYNMDALGAELFSMRMLQAMNGRAAAVKFQSSMFERYGSKGFAALERVLYAARQMDIITIVDCGHGGLSTTISALADAYFKPGAPLLADAITLLPYYGARSMGGLINEALNNGRGVFIASLTSNREGASLQTAIRQSGTYRGTTVAHGIAQTAQSFNNKTKGMGSVGLIVGATIGDWMNGGGIDVTSFTGPILSPGYGWQGAEADDLKRVFAGTHGNVLVTVSRSIASHGPNIGELSAATERIALDIRQALVDSGECV, via the coding sequence ATGACCGAGAGCATTCGTGATCAAGAAGTGCAGGCGCAACGATCCGATTTTGGTTTGCGTTTGAAGAACGCTATGGCAAAATATGGACCATTGTGTGTTGGAATCGATCCTCATCGCAAAATGCTGCTTAATTGGGGATACAACATGGATGCTCTTGGAGCTGAACTTTTTTCTATGCGAATGCTGCAAGCTATGAATGGTAGGGCAGCGGCAGTTAAATTCCAATCCAGCATGTTTGAGCGCTACGGTTCTAAGGGTTTCGCAGCACTTGAGCGTGTGCTGTATGCCGCTCGTCAAATGGATATTATTACTATCGTTGACTGCGGTCATGGAGGATTGTCTACTACTATTTCTGCGCTTGCAGACGCATATTTTAAGCCTGGAGCTCCGCTTCTTGCTGATGCTATTACTTTGCTTCCCTATTATGGCGCACGTTCTATGGGCGGCTTAATTAACGAAGCTCTTAATAACGGTCGCGGTGTTTTTATTGCGTCTCTAACTTCTAATCGCGAAGGCGCAAGTTTGCAAACTGCTATTAGGCAGAGCGGAACTTACCGCGGAACTACTGTAGCTCACGGAATTGCTCAAACAGCTCAAAGTTTTAACAATAAAACTAAAGGAATGGGTTCTGTTGGTTTAATTGTTGGAGCTACTATTGGCGACTGGATGAACGGTGGTGGAATTGACGTAACCAGTTTTACTGGTCCAATTCTTTCTCCTGGTTACGGGTGGCAAGGTGCAGAAGCTGACGATTTAAAGCGTGTTTTTGCTGGTACACATGGTAATGTATTGGTAACTGTTTCGCGTTCGATTGCGTCGCATGGTCCAAATATTGGTGAACTTTCGGCTGCAACTGAACGCATAGCATTGGATATTCGTCAGGCTCTTGTTGATTCAGGCGAATGTGTGTAA
- a CDS encoding primosomal protein N', giving the protein MAEQPSLDGLARKTRRKRNAVSLVPANECPIAHVMLDVQASHLGRTFDYLISQDQDESAQPGAFVRVRFGAQKLTGVIWSRSSHADTPHAALRFLERVFPSDVLLSKSLRDDIDAIAKAYGGTSSNILRLAVPQRVARVEHEEVFDNIRLQRRKQWRENLKKRLQNDNNTNPGYATTSRMIYDYENANILYNALIKKSIDASFSENKAENQLVKQAENNSSQSFIVDALPGSCRLAQDLAWMIVTALSACKQAVVVLPTLREVNDVMRALMVYGLKPYKRVSENHHGFSAGSFDGDVARLCAADPPADRYRAWRAIASGIVPCVLGTRAAMYAPVEGDALFAIVEDCAYQYADGMMPYAQARGVMRLRAKRHGGVFVSMSYSRSALSQSEVDCYMSNAQDAQTTQSAQSVQGVQGEQAVQIAEIAETAETISGSSIPVSASKLAREKLVPWVRWLNREALLKLADPSIGARIPHSAVRAINDALSDGKPVLLSIAQDGVTQSAICSSCKRQARCRRCTGPLDVANSQQTARCSWCGASAINWSCSNCGSSNMRVIRVGAVGVAEELSKLFRNVPIIISSQHQPNGIIQCIDEKPVIVVATPGCEPRVQTQDANCNGEYGVVAILDTWVSLYASGLDSRIDTLNSWMKASALCAPRARGGSVLLIGETYPVLARALTLWDTTQLSCNELSERAQAILPPCVTAACVWGARDAVMRALENIGAMQENLGCESSQDADFSAISPLLGIVPMHPPVTDKYQHFDDIYDRVKAVVRVPLYLRQELVNRLHKEVARHVATRAAGELRFCVDPKDLLAY; this is encoded by the coding sequence ATGGCAGAGCAACCTTCGCTAGACGGCTTAGCGCGTAAAACAAGACGTAAGCGCAATGCTGTTTCTCTAGTGCCTGCTAATGAATGCCCTATTGCGCATGTGATGCTTGATGTTCAAGCTTCACATTTAGGTCGTACTTTTGATTACTTGATATCGCAAGATCAAGATGAATCTGCTCAGCCTGGGGCGTTTGTACGCGTTCGTTTTGGAGCACAAAAGCTCACTGGAGTTATTTGGTCTCGTTCTTCGCATGCAGATACCCCTCATGCTGCTTTAAGATTTTTAGAACGAGTGTTTCCTTCAGATGTTTTGCTTTCTAAATCTTTGCGAGACGATATTGACGCCATAGCTAAAGCTTATGGTGGAACTAGCTCAAATATTTTGCGTCTTGCTGTGCCTCAACGCGTAGCTCGTGTTGAGCATGAGGAAGTTTTTGACAACATACGCTTGCAACGCAGAAAACAGTGGCGTGAAAATCTTAAGAAGCGTTTGCAAAACGATAACAATACAAACCCAGGTTACGCTACAACTTCTCGCATGATTTATGATTACGAAAATGCAAATATTTTATACAATGCATTAATCAAAAAATCTATTGACGCAAGTTTTAGTGAAAATAAAGCAGAAAATCAATTAGTCAAGCAAGCAGAAAATAATTCTTCTCAATCTTTTATTGTAGACGCTTTACCAGGTTCTTGCCGGCTTGCACAAGATTTAGCGTGGATGATTGTCACTGCTTTAAGCGCGTGTAAGCAGGCTGTTGTAGTTTTGCCGACGCTAAGAGAAGTCAATGATGTAATGCGCGCGCTAATGGTTTATGGCTTAAAGCCATATAAGCGCGTCAGTGAGAATCATCATGGTTTTTCCGCTGGAAGTTTTGATGGTGATGTCGCTCGACTTTGTGCTGCGGATCCTCCAGCTGACAGATATAGAGCTTGGCGTGCAATCGCGTCCGGAATAGTTCCTTGCGTTCTTGGCACTAGAGCTGCAATGTATGCTCCAGTTGAGGGAGATGCTTTATTTGCGATTGTTGAAGATTGCGCGTACCAATATGCTGATGGCATGATGCCGTATGCTCAAGCGCGTGGCGTTATGCGACTTCGTGCAAAAAGGCATGGCGGCGTATTTGTGTCAATGTCATATTCCAGAAGCGCGCTTAGTCAAAGTGAAGTAGACTGCTATATGTCGAATGCGCAAGATGCGCAAACTACTCAATCTGCGCAAAGTGTGCAAGGTGTGCAAGGTGAGCAAGCTGTTCAAATTGCTGAAATTGCTGAAACTGCTGAAACAATAAGCGGATCTAGTATCCCTGTAAGCGCGAGTAAACTTGCTCGCGAAAAGTTAGTTCCTTGGGTTCGTTGGCTTAATCGTGAAGCTTTACTAAAATTAGCTGACCCAAGCATTGGCGCTCGCATACCGCATAGCGCAGTAAGAGCTATTAACGATGCTCTTTCGGATGGTAAGCCTGTGCTGCTTTCTATTGCGCAAGATGGCGTGACGCAATCGGCTATATGTTCTTCGTGCAAACGTCAAGCGCGTTGTAGACGATGCACCGGGCCTCTTGATGTTGCAAATAGTCAGCAGACAGCACGTTGCTCATGGTGTGGTGCTAGTGCAATAAATTGGTCTTGTTCTAATTGTGGCAGTAGCAATATGCGAGTTATACGAGTTGGCGCTGTTGGCGTTGCAGAAGAATTATCTAAACTATTTCGTAACGTGCCTATTATTATTTCGTCACAACACCAACCGAACGGAATTATCCAGTGCATTGATGAAAAACCTGTAATTGTTGTTGCAACTCCTGGATGTGAGCCTCGCGTACAAACGCAAGACGCAAATTGTAATGGAGAATACGGTGTTGTAGCAATACTTGATACGTGGGTAAGTTTGTACGCTTCAGGGCTTGATTCGCGAATAGATACGCTTAATTCGTGGATGAAAGCTTCTGCTTTATGCGCTCCTAGAGCGCGTGGAGGAAGTGTACTTCTTATTGGTGAAACGTATCCTGTTCTTGCGCGCGCGCTTACATTGTGGGATACGACTCAACTTTCTTGCAATGAGCTTTCAGAAAGAGCTCAAGCAATATTGCCGCCTTGCGTAACTGCAGCATGCGTATGGGGTGCTCGTGATGCGGTTATGCGTGCGCTTGAAAATATTGGTGCAATGCAAGAAAATCTTGGGTGCGAAAGTAGTCAAGATGCTGATTTTTCAGCAATTTCTCCATTATTAGGAATTGTTCCAATGCATCCGCCTGTTACAGACAAATACCAGCATTTTGACGATATTTACGACCGTGTAAAAGCTGTAGTAAGAGTTCCGCTTTATTTAAGACAAGAATTAGTGAACCGATTGCACAAGGAAGTAGCTCGTCACGTAGCAACACGTGCTGCAGGAGAGTTGCGTTTTTGTGTTGATCCAAAAGATTTATTAGCGTACTAA
- the carB gene encoding carbamoyl-phosphate synthase large subunit, translating into MPKRTDIKSVMVIGSGPIVIGQAAEFDYSGTQACRVLREEGIRVILVNSNPATIMTDPELADATYIEPIDTSILERIIAKERPDALLPTLGGQTALNAAMDLGRAGILEKYNVELIGASLEAIDRGEDRELFKKVVEKAGAESAKSFIAHSIEEVDKIVETLGYPVVVRPSFTMGGLGSGIAHNEEELHRIAGAGIHYSPTNEVLIEEGIEGWKEFELELMRDAKDNVVVVCPIENVDPVGVHTGDSITVAPCFTLTDREYQKMRDIGIAIIRGVGVDTGGCNIQFAINPQTGRIIVIEMNPRVSRSSALASKATGFPIAKIATKLALGYTLDEIQNDITRSTPASFEPTIDYVVTKIPRFAFEKFPGADTTLTTSMKSVGEAMALAGNFQESLGKAMRSIDKRHSCFSWDGERPSKEEVNKLLEEMHTPTEHRYLQIQRALWGGATPEQIFAATKIDPWFVEQLAQINETALAVREAETLTPKVLKRAKLAGLSDVQIAHLRNLGDEGENMVRELRWAYGLRPVYKTVDTCAAEFDAATPYYYSCYADESELKKRDREAVIILGSGPNRIGQGIEFDYTCVHAVQELGKDYDTIMVNCNPETVSTDYDMSDRLYFEPLTFEDVLEIYEAEKKLGPVKGVIVQLGGQTPLSLAARLKAAGVPILGTTPEAIDLAENRELFGEVLRQEGMNAPRYGTALSLEEAKDAAHAIGYPVLVRPSYVLGGRGMEIVYDDAQLAKYVDRALDEARADTVVSGRLPSPLLIDKFLQDAIEIDVDALYDGNELYIGGIMEHVEEAGVHSGDAACTLPPSTLSDDQIRRLREGTLSIARGCSVRGLINVQYAFMANTLYVIEANPRASRTVPFASKATGVALAKAAARIMAGETIAQQRKRGLLLPQGDGGDIHPGQQVAIKASVLPFKRFRTPVGRTVDILLGPEMRSTGEVMGFDRDFPHAFAKSQLAAYKGGLPTSGNVFVSVSDADKRQLPLLAVRLVELGFTIWATEGTASVLRRYGIDSVIVDKLSSQGDTAKDMPNSEKANERIGKNVVELIENGKIDMVLNTPNSRGSRTDGYAIRAAAVAADLPQFTTITEFAPVLMAIEAVKNNDYQVMSIQEHAQQLFAIEQAESQESRA; encoded by the coding sequence ATGCCAAAACGTACTGATATTAAGTCGGTTATGGTAATTGGTTCCGGTCCGATTGTTATTGGTCAGGCTGCAGAATTTGATTATTCCGGAACGCAGGCTTGCCGAGTTCTTCGCGAAGAAGGTATTCGCGTAATTTTGGTTAATTCCAACCCGGCTACGATTATGACAGATCCGGAGCTTGCGGACGCAACATATATTGAGCCAATTGACACTTCGATTTTGGAGCGAATTATTGCGAAGGAGCGTCCGGATGCGCTTCTTCCAACGCTTGGTGGTCAAACTGCGCTTAATGCTGCAATGGATTTGGGTCGTGCAGGAATCCTAGAAAAATATAACGTTGAGCTTATTGGTGCTTCTTTGGAAGCAATCGACCGCGGAGAAGACCGAGAGCTTTTCAAAAAAGTCGTTGAAAAAGCCGGAGCTGAGTCAGCAAAATCCTTTATTGCTCACTCAATCGAAGAAGTAGACAAAATTGTTGAAACTTTAGGATACCCGGTAGTAGTACGTCCAAGCTTCACAATGGGCGGCTTGGGCTCTGGTATTGCTCATAACGAAGAAGAGCTTCACCGCATTGCAGGAGCTGGCATTCACTATTCTCCAACAAACGAAGTGCTTATTGAAGAAGGCATTGAAGGCTGGAAAGAGTTTGAGCTTGAACTTATGCGCGACGCAAAAGATAACGTCGTAGTTGTTTGCCCAATCGAAAACGTCGATCCTGTAGGCGTGCACACTGGCGACTCGATTACAGTTGCTCCTTGCTTTACGCTTACAGACCGCGAGTATCAGAAGATGCGCGATATCGGTATTGCTATTATTCGAGGCGTTGGCGTCGATACCGGCGGTTGCAATATTCAGTTTGCAATCAACCCTCAAACTGGTCGCATTATCGTCATCGAAATGAACCCGCGCGTGTCCCGTTCTTCCGCGCTCGCATCTAAAGCAACCGGCTTCCCAATCGCAAAAATCGCAACGAAACTTGCTCTTGGCTACACTTTGGACGAAATTCAAAACGATATTACGCGTTCAACTCCTGCAAGCTTCGAGCCAACAATCGACTACGTTGTAACAAAGATTCCGCGCTTTGCTTTTGAAAAATTCCCAGGAGCAGACACCACGCTTACAACTTCCATGAAGTCAGTTGGCGAAGCAATGGCTTTGGCTGGAAACTTCCAGGAATCCCTTGGAAAAGCAATGCGCTCAATCGACAAGCGTCACTCATGCTTTAGCTGGGATGGCGAGCGCCCAAGCAAGGAAGAAGTTAATAAGCTTCTTGAAGAAATGCATACTCCAACCGAGCATCGCTACTTGCAAATTCAGCGCGCGCTTTGGGGTGGTGCAACGCCGGAGCAGATTTTTGCAGCAACAAAAATCGACCCTTGGTTTGTAGAGCAGCTGGCTCAAATTAACGAGACTGCGCTCGCAGTTCGTGAAGCTGAAACCTTAACTCCTAAAGTTTTGAAGCGCGCTAAGCTCGCTGGTCTTTCGGACGTTCAAATTGCGCATTTGCGTAATCTTGGCGACGAAGGCGAAAACATGGTTCGTGAGCTTCGTTGGGCTTACGGTTTGCGCCCTGTTTACAAGACTGTTGACACTTGCGCAGCTGAGTTCGACGCAGCAACTCCGTACTACTATTCTTGCTACGCTGACGAAAGCGAGTTGAAGAAGCGCGATCGCGAAGCTGTGATTATCCTTGGCTCTGGTCCAAACAGAATCGGCCAGGGTATTGAGTTTGATTACACTTGTGTTCACGCTGTTCAGGAATTGGGCAAGGATTACGACACCATTATGGTCAATTGCAATCCTGAAACAGTTTCTACAGATTACGACATGTCTGATCGCCTTTACTTTGAGCCTCTTACTTTCGAAGATGTGCTTGAAATTTACGAAGCAGAAAAGAAGCTTGGACCTGTTAAGGGCGTGATTGTGCAGCTTGGTGGTCAAACGCCACTTTCGCTTGCCGCTCGTCTTAAGGCTGCAGGAGTTCCAATTTTGGGAACGACTCCTGAGGCTATTGATTTGGCTGAAAACCGTGAGCTTTTCGGCGAAGTTCTTCGTCAAGAAGGCATGAACGCTCCTCGATACGGCACAGCGTTAAGTCTTGAGGAAGCAAAAGATGCAGCTCACGCAATTGGCTACCCAGTTCTTGTGCGCCCAAGCTACGTGCTCGGCGGTCGTGGCATGGAAATTGTATACGACGACGCTCAACTTGCAAAGTATGTTGATCGCGCATTGGATGAGGCTCGAGCAGACACGGTTGTTTCTGGCCGCTTGCCTTCGCCGCTTTTGATCGATAAGTTCCTTCAGGACGCTATTGAAATCGATGTTGACGCGCTTTACGACGGTAACGAGCTTTATATTGGCGGCATTATGGAGCATGTTGAGGAAGCTGGTGTGCACTCTGGTGACGCTGCTTGTACTCTTCCTCCAAGCACGCTTTCGGACGATCAAATTCGACGCCTTCGCGAGGGTACGCTTTCGATTGCTCGCGGCTGCTCAGTTCGCGGTCTTATCAACGTACAGTACGCTTTTATGGCAAACACTTTGTATGTAATTGAAGCAAATCCTCGAGCGTCTCGTACTGTTCCGTTTGCTTCTAAAGCTACTGGCGTTGCTCTTGCTAAAGCTGCTGCTCGAATTATGGCTGGTGAAACCATTGCACAGCAGCGCAAGCGTGGACTTCTTCTCCCGCAAGGCGATGGCGGAGATATTCACCCAGGTCAGCAGGTTGCTATTAAAGCTTCTGTGCTGCCGTTCAAGCGTTTCCGCACTCCTGTTGGTCGCACGGTTGATATTTTGCTTGGACCAGAAATGCGCTCTACTGGCGAAGTTATGGGTTTTGATCGCGACTTCCCTCACGCTTTTGCTAAGAGCCAGCTTGCAGCATACAAGGGCGGTTTGCCTACCAGCGGAAACGTTTTTGTGTCCGTAAGTGATGCAGATAAGCGACAACTTCCACTTCTTGCAGTGCGATTAGTGGAGCTTGGTTTTACGATTTGGGCTACTGAAGGTACAGCTTCTGTGCTTCGTCGTTATGGCATTGATTCTGTGATTGTCGATAAGCTTTCTAGTCAGGGCGACACGGCGAAGGATATGCCAAATAGTGAGAAAGCGAACGAAAGAATCGGTAAGAATGTTGTAGAGCTTATCGAAAATGGTAAGATTGACATGGTATTAAATACGCCGAATTCAAGGGGATCACGCACTGATGGTTATGCCATTCGTGCGGCAGCTGTAGCAGCTGATCTTCCACAATTCACTACTATTACCGAATTTGCACCAGTATTAATGGCTATTGAAGCTGTTAAGAACAACGATTATCAGGTGATGAGTATACAAGAACATGCTCAGCAGCTGTTTGCAATTGAACAGGCAGAAAGTCAAGAAAGTCGGGCTTAA